From the genome of Prionailurus bengalensis isolate Pbe53 chromosome D1, Fcat_Pben_1.1_paternal_pri, whole genome shotgun sequence:
acacaaaaagaaaactgagtccACGGAGCAGAAGGTCTTTAggcttctttaaaaagaaatagaaagtagccacagaggggcacctgggtggctcagtcagttaagcgtctgactcttggtttctacaCAGGTCGCAATCTcagattgtgggattgagccccacactgggctccatgttgacagggtggagcctgcttgggagtctctctctccctctctctctctgtccttcccctgcttgtgtgctcgctctcactctctcaaatataaataaataagcttcaacaacaataaacaacaacaacagaaagtaGCCACAGAGAATGATTTTAAGAGCTCAAAACATGTCCATCCACTTTATCAATAAGAACAAGAGACTTGCTCAGCAATCAGTAACCATTAGTGGAAACTCACCTTTGCAATACATTTCCCAAGTcctgtaagggaaaaaaaagtaatgttaatcatgagagttttgtttttttgcttctctaagtattcttgtttgtttgcttaaataatgtatttttttctctcattccccTCTAAGGAACAATCAGAGACTACCTTAATAGAACCTAAACTAAAGCATGACAGAGTTCCTCAGGATATATTAAGGAAAGAAGGAGGTCAGGAAGGGGCTGTGCAGAGATGCAACACGATCTAGGTTTCCACTGTCACTCAGAGCCCAGTCTTATTCCCAAGAAGAGATCTGATCATTTGCGATAACAATgaaagcaaaacagagaaattacattttaaaaagttatggagTGCAGTAAAATTGATTGCCAAATTCTACAACCCTTGCCTAGGCAGAGGGCAAAATCTCAGTGTCTTCAGGAAGTTATTTCTGGAGTGGGGGAAACAGAGAGTGACAATGGATTAGGGGAACATAAATTGAGAATTACTCCAACATAGCTAACCTTCTTCTGGTTATAGGGTTTTTCTGATTTTGGATCATTTATCCATGTGATTAGTACTTCTGATTACACAGCGATAATTTTGCCGTAGGTTAGCtcctaaatgggaaaaaatctcCCAAAGATTACCAggatatgaagaaataaatggttGGACAAACAGAATGATGGGAGTCAATAAGCATCATGACTTTGCTGAGAGTAATGGTATACGCTGTTAGCATTTCAATGTCATGGCAACATTGCCCAAAAAAGGATTCCTGTCTCTGAGGATGAACCCTGCCTTCTCACCTGGAGCAGCTCCAGGTCAGGCTTGTGGCACATCTCAGTCAGCTCTTTGTACATTTCTTTCAGGCTTGCTTTCTGTTGGGTCATTCTGAATGCACTTTCCTGGAGTTGTTGCAAAATCTCCTCCGCCTCTTTCTCCAGTGTCTCCAGATGGAGTTGCTCCTCCTCGCGGAGAAACAGATGCATCTTCTGATACTGCATTTTGATCATCACTTTCCTTAAAAGCACATAGTCCTGAGGAGATGGTAGGTGTAAAGGGTTAGCCTCACTCACAACAGAAAACCTCAACCTTCAAATCCTACTTCCTTGGTGTCATTGAGAAAGTACTTGACAAACTTCGTACCTCATATCTCCAAACGTCTGGAATATTTGCTAGTCCTTTATGTTCACCCTTTGTCTATGTTCTTAGATGCCTTCCCTGTTCAAATCAAGCTCTCTAAGAGGTCCCAGGCTATCTTGCTGTGATGCTCCATCAATTATTTCCTCTCTTACCTGAacctccttttcttttgttcctttgtctgatttttctaaatgtttaaaaatacttatgtATACACCACACTTTACAGATCTTTAAATTCTCTACTTTTCCTCTCAGTGCTACCCTATGGCTCTTGTCTTCTTCACAGCCAAATTCAttgcaatgttttattttatttttaagtttgtttattttgagagagagagagcgagcacgcaggagcaggggaagggcagagagagaaggaaagaatccccagcaggctctgagctttcagcatagagcctgatgcgggacttgatcttacaaaccaagagattatgacctgagctaaaatcaagagttggatgcttggggtgcctgggtggctcactctgttaagcacccaacttcggatcaggtcatgatctcatggttcatgagttccagccccacattagactctgtgctgacagcttggagcctggagtctgcttcaaattctgtgtctccctctccctttgcccctcccctgctagctagcactctgtctctctctctctctctaaaataaataaatattttaaaaaattaagaaaaaaagagttggacgcttaaccaactgaatcaccaaGCACCCCTATTACAATGTTTTCTTAAACTCAGTGTCTGAGGAGGTTTATCTAAACCTGTAGGGTTGGACTAGGAATATTTCGCATGCCCTGGGTATCCCATATACCAGAATTCTTTGCACTAGCTTTTATTGGCCTGTATATCTGTGATTACTGATCTATCATTTGAAACCATTactttttcatggaaaaaaaatgatcctTTAATTGGCAACTTAAATGTAGCCAAAAATCTAAACCACCATTATGTCAATCTGCATAAAAACAgatagaacattttcattcttACCTCAAATGACTGGATTTTGTTAGCTTCTTGATTCAgatcattttgcatttcttgaGTCATGTTCCATAAAGAGCCCATTCTCTTCAGAAGTTTCTCCTGCAAAATAACCATGAGCTTTAGCAACACAGAAGATAATATTATAGATTTCATCCCCTTATCTATGGGAAAAGTCAGTGGCTGAGAAAACAGTAATCTTGAGTTAGCATGGAGTGGCCAGATTTCTCTGCATTATCTAATTTGATTCTAATATTTGTGATATCAGAGGTGACAAACGTAATAGAGATTTGAGGGTAGTCTATAGATATTATCCATTTCCTGAGAAACTGGCACTCAAATTTTTATGTAACCTGACTATGAAGGCATCAAGCTTGCATCAGAAGCCAGTGTTCCTGGTAGTAGCCTCTTACCCCACAATTACATCAAACACACATATTTGGACAATGTTTCTAAGGAAATTTCCCTTACTAAAGGCTCAACGTAGCTATGATTATAGCGTCAAAATTGGTCAACACACTGAAAGGATATTGGTCTTGGTATTTATATTGAAAAATCACCACCTTCACTATCTCCACTCACATCAACTTCATgatcattttcctcatctttctttcGGACTTAGAAGCCTATGAGTCCAAACTGCTCTAGAGCCATCACTTACCCTGTATTCCTCAGCAGCCCACTGGACTGGACTGTGGCCATGAGCCACATGCTCCGGTgtttcagagcagagcccacaCAGCAGGCTCTTGTCAGCCTCACAGAAGAACTCCTTTGCTTTCTTGTGTACCACACAGATCTGGTCATTGGAGCTGTTGGCATGGTAAACTCTGGCCCGTCTGGCAAGGGATGCCAGTTTCTTGAGCGCAATATTGGTTTTGAAGTCTGATTTCTCTGAAATTCCCCTGCACTCAGGGCAGGACATTAGGGTATGGGCTTCCTCCCAGCAGAGATGCAAGCAGGGACTGCAAAAGCTATGCCCACAGTCAATGGTGACAGGGTCTATGTAGTAGTTCATACAAATGGAGCAGATGAGTTCATTCTGCAAGGCTTGCAAGGTGACCAAATCCATATTTCtgtacatcttaaaaaaaaaaaagagacagagagagagaaagtcattCTTCTGTCCTGATGAGGTGGGGGAAAGCCTTTAGACAAAAGCCTGTCTGCTTGAGCTCTATCTAATCCACCTATTAATTTAACTCCAGCACAAAGGGAGGCACGGTAGATATAGATACATTGGGTTTATGCTAtgctacaaatgaaaaaatgggaCAAAAGTGTCCTCAC
Proteins encoded in this window:
- the LOC122482542 gene encoding tripartite motif-containing protein 64-like, which translates into the protein MYRNMDLVTLQALQNELICSICMNYYIDPVTIDCGHSFCSPCLHLCWEEAHTLMSCPECRGISEKSDFKTNIALKKLASLARRARVYHANSSNDQICVVHKKAKEFFCEADKSLLCGLCSETPEHVAHGHSPVQWAAEEYREKLLKRMGSLWNMTQEMQNDLNQEANKIQSFEDYVLLRKVMIKMQYQKMHLFLREEEQLHLETLEKEAEEILQQLQESAFRMTQQKASLKEMYKELTEMCHKPDLELLQDLGNVLQRTELVQVQKPQPMIPELTSHGITGILDILNNFRVGNVLSQEATGRYMCVSEDAGSVMLGVTHPGVSREPESLASFAAWGPQVFTSGKHYWEVDVTCSPNWILGVCKDSLMSDIDIISDPEAAFLLFSLKINNRYSLSTNSPPLIQYVERPLGQIGVFLDYDNGTVSFYDVSKSSLIYSFLPSSFSFPLKPFLCFGSL